A genomic region of Metopolophium dirhodum isolate CAU chromosome 1, ASM1992520v1, whole genome shotgun sequence contains the following coding sequences:
- the LOC132934184 gene encoding N-terminal kinase-like protein, whose product MWTIFSRDSSKDFPYEISESPKYVFNEKSLWKLNKGKKKNTAQEVSIFEFLINDDIPGSETRSALAKSAVKHLKTLKHPNILSFLESSEVKTIIYLSTEYIEPLQSFISSQNNLHTDIMNQYVAWGISNIIEGLKFLNFEAKLCHNKVNIWSVFVNKAGQWKLGELEYMNSVDNSPPSYVSELYCAPGHRQSPFSIDIWGLGVLIWEVFNGPLSNQSALKIPKKIPKEILTIYPKLVAVDPMNRPSYDTVTSTLREQGYFGNDLEKTMTSLSQYHILDDFQRTAFLEKLPSLLETYPKNIALYNVLPSLLEMFNYVKEQKVIFPSMIKLSTMLDDQEFEEKIVPCIVKLFESNDRATRLLLLNTIELYASRLKADLLNTNIFPLLVSGLADASPTIRELTVRSMVYISSKLNYNNLNVELMRHFARLQMKDDQGSIRTNTTVCLGKIAQYLDPKNRSKILSSAFSRALKDPFQPSRMAGVSAFSATQQYYPLIEVSTRVLPALCQVTLDPEKGVRDITFQTIRGFLGKLENVSEDARLKEKMEEEVANTTSPAIPTWAGWAVTTVTSKFYSSKIPQKDEKSVELSKNNLNNTSVNNCEQQMHSNLLKDNIVKNVYKEKQIESINTLQDIQNHKNSMNDSTLPNDWDDNSGWNVGDDWESIGVDTSNSIKDKSDFGWEDQEPILLDDSDELAKKAEAELIKEEMRKKREERKQERIKQLESKRSNKQSLKLGGKRL is encoded by the exons ATGTGGACTATATTCTCAAGAGACTCATCCAAAGACTTTCCGTACGAAATCAGTGAATCACCAAAGTATGTGTTTAACGAAAAAAGTCTGTGGAAATTGAATAAAGGGAAAAAGAAG aacACAGCACAAGAAGTTtcgatatttgaatttttaatcaatGATGACATTCCAGGAAGTGAAACCCGTTCAGCACTTGCTAAATCAGCTGTGAAACatttgaaaactttaaaacatCCAAATATTCTCAGTTTTTTGGAAAGCTCTgaa gttaaaactataatatatttatctacagAATATATTGAACCGCTTCAATCATTTATATCATCACAAAATAACCTCCATACGGATATTATGAATCAGTATGTTGCTTGGGGAATATCCAATATAATA gaaggattaaaatttttaaactttgaagcAAAACTCTGCCacaataaagttaatatttggTCAGTATTTGTAAATAAAGCAGGACAATGGAAATTAGGCGAATTAGAATACATGAATTCCGTTGACAATTCTCCACCATCTTATGTTAGTGAGTTATATTGTGCTCCTGGACATCGGCAATCACCATT TTCAATTGACATTTGGGGTCTTGGTGTACTAATATGGGAAGTATTCAATGGCCCATTAAGTAATCAATCAgccttaaaaattccaaaaaag ATTCCTAAAGAGATTTTGACAATATATCCAAAGTTGGTAGCTGTAGATCCTATGAACCGCCCATCGTATGACACTGTGACTTCTACATTACGAGAACAAGGATATTTTGGAAATGATTTAGAAAAAACCATGACATCATTAAGTCAATATCATATATTGGATGACTTTCAAAGAACAGCATTTCTTGAGAAATTGCCCAGCTTACTGGAAACATATCCCAAAAATATAGCCCTGTACAATGTGTTGCCTAGTCTTcttgaaatgtttaattatgttaaagaacaaaaagttatatttcCTTCAATGATAAAg TTAAGTACCATGTTAGATGATCAGGAATTTGAGGAAAAAATAGTGCCTTGTATTGTTAAACTATTTGAGTCCAATGATCGAGCTACCAGATTATTATTACTCAATACAATTGAACTATATGCAa GCCGATTAAAAGCTgatttattgaatacaaatatattccCACTATTAGTAAGCGGTCTGGCTGATGCTAGTCCAACTATAAGAGAATTGACTGTTCGA agtATGGTTTATAtcagttcaaaattaaattataataatttaaatgtggaATTAATGCGACATTTTGCTCGCTTACAAATGAAAGACGATCAG GGTAGTATAAGGACTAACACTACTGTTTGCTTGGGTAAAATAGCTCAATATTTAGACCCAAAAAATAGGAGTAAAATATTATCCTCTGCGTTTAGTCGTGCACTCAAAGATCCATTTCAACCATCAAGAATGGCAG gtgttTCAGCATTTTCTGCTACTCAACAGTATTATCCTTTAATTGAAGTATCGACCAGAGTATTGCCAGCATTATGTCAAGTAACCCTTGACCCTGAAAAGGGAGTACGAGATATTACCTTTCAAACAATCAGAGGATTTTTAGgaaagcttgaaaatgtttCAGAAGATGCgagattaaaagaaaaaatgg aaGAAGAGGTTGCCAATACTACAAGTCCAGCCATACCCACATGGGCGGGATGGGCTGTCACCACAGTAACTTCCAAGTTTTATTCATCCAAAATTCCTCAAAAGGATGAAAAATCAGTAGAACTATCAAAAA ATAACTTAAACAATACAAGTGTAAACAACTGTGAACAACAGATGCACAGCAATTTACTGAAAgacaatattgtgaaaaatgtgtacaaagagAAACAAATTGAAAGTATAAATACTTTACAG GACatacaaaatcacaaaaattccATGAATGATTCCACATTACCCAATGACTGGGATGATAATTCTGGATGGAATGTTGGAGATGATTGGGAAAGTATTGGTGTTGATACTTCg